In a genomic window of Bradyrhizobium sp. LLZ17:
- a CDS encoding bacterioferritin-associated ferredoxin, producing the protein MIVCSCNVLSDDDIRAAVAESDDAVRHAKQIYGCLGCSAECGRCARTIKTIIDEALGPCAKSCCSGCPHNHTVAANDESAEPAQFALAAC; encoded by the coding sequence ATGATCGTCTGTTCCTGTAACGTGCTGAGCGATGACGACATCCGCGCCGCCGTCGCCGAGTCCGACGACGCCGTGCGTCACGCCAAGCAGATCTATGGATGCCTTGGCTGCAGCGCCGAATGCGGCCGCTGCGCCCGCACCATCAAGACCATTATCGACGAAGCGCTCGGCCCCTGCGCCAAATCCTGCTGCTCCGGCTGCCCGCACAACCACACCGTCGCCGCCAATGATGAGTCGGCCGAGCCTGCCCAGTTCGCGCTCGCCGCCTGCTGA
- the bfr gene encoding bacterioferritin gives MQGDAKVIDYLNKALRHELTAINQYWLHYRFLDNWGLRDMSKVWRKESIEEMEHADKLTERILFFDGFPNMQVLDPLRIGQNVKEIIECDLAAEMSARALYQEAATYCHGVKDYVTRDLFEKLMSDEEHHIDFLETQLDLIGRIGLELYTQKHVGGLEGDAH, from the coding sequence ATGCAGGGCGACGCAAAAGTCATCGACTACCTCAACAAGGCGCTGCGTCACGAGCTGACTGCGATCAACCAGTACTGGCTGCACTATCGCTTCCTCGACAATTGGGGCCTGCGAGACATGTCCAAGGTCTGGCGCAAGGAATCCATCGAGGAGATGGAGCATGCCGACAAGCTCACCGAGCGGATCCTGTTCTTCGACGGCTTCCCGAACATGCAGGTGCTCGATCCCCTGCGCATCGGCCAGAACGTTAAGGAAATCATCGAGTGCGATCTTGCCGCCGAGATGAGCGCGCGGGCGCTCTACCAGGAAGCGGCGACCTACTGCCACGGAGTCAAGGACTACGTCACGCGCGACCTGTTCGAGAAGCTGATGAGCGACGAGGAGCACCACATCGACTTCCTCGAGACCCAGCTCGATCTGATCGGCCGCATCGGCCTCGAGCTCTACACCCAGAAGCATGTCGGCGGGCTCGAGGGCGACGCGCACTAA
- a CDS encoding MSMEG_1061 family FMN-dependent PPOX-type flavoprotein, giving the protein MTEICAEDLAAIYPKPTPRVVAKARPAIDAHAKKFIEMSPFCVLATSGADGSVDASPRGGSVGFVHVAGPNRLLMPDRSGNNRIDSFRNVVEGSGFVHLLFFVPGIDETLRVGGRGTLSANPDLLASMVEFGKPPRAVLSVDVSEVYFHCGKALMRSNLWSTERVQRSVMPSIAEVIHDQTSLGEPEPQDVVEARYKTQL; this is encoded by the coding sequence GTGACCGAGATTTGCGCCGAAGACCTCGCCGCCATCTATCCGAAGCCGACCCCGCGCGTGGTCGCGAAGGCGAGGCCCGCGATCGATGCGCATGCGAAGAAATTCATCGAGATGTCGCCGTTCTGCGTGCTCGCGACGTCCGGCGCGGACGGCAGCGTCGACGCTTCGCCGCGCGGCGGGAGCGTTGGCTTCGTCCATGTCGCCGGCCCGAACCGGCTGCTGATGCCCGACCGTTCCGGCAACAACCGGATCGACAGCTTTCGGAACGTCGTCGAAGGCTCCGGCTTCGTGCATCTGTTGTTCTTCGTCCCCGGAATCGACGAGACATTGCGCGTCGGCGGACGCGGCACGCTGTCGGCCAACCCGGATCTGCTCGCCTCGATGGTGGAATTCGGCAAGCCGCCGCGCGCGGTGCTGAGCGTCGACGTCAGCGAAGTCTATTTCCACTGCGGCAAGGCGCTGATGCGCTCGAACCTGTGGTCGACGGAGAGGGTGCAGCGCTCGGTGATGCCAAGCATCGCTGAAGTCATCCACGACCAGACCAGCCTTGGTGAGCCGGAACCGCAGGACGTGGTTGAAGCGCGGTACAAGACGCAGCTTTAG
- a CDS encoding alpha/beta fold hydrolase has product MKPSCAVLSAILLSISTLATSVSVMAADYPAPKQGDWVAKDFKFHTGETMSELRLHYTTVGEPSGQPVLVLHGSGGSAASMLTASFAGELFGAGQPLDASKYYIIIPDAIGHGRSSKPSDGMKTSFPKYDYDDMVEAQYRLVTEGLGVKHLRLVIGNSMGGMHAWLWGEKHPKAMDALVPMASQPTEMASRNWMLRRIMLDTIRNDPDYNGGNYTSQPRMMKYAITAYGIASIGGTLAYQSQAPTAAKADKTVDERLATPITADANDFVYQWEASHDYNAADGLEQIEASLLLINSADDERNPPETGVTDAAMKRVKNGHLYLIPASTETRGHGTTGNAKFYSEQVRQLLQTAPQRTM; this is encoded by the coding sequence ATGAAACCTTCTTGCGCGGTGCTGTCGGCCATACTGCTGTCCATTTCAACGTTGGCCACCTCTGTATCGGTCATGGCCGCTGATTATCCTGCACCGAAGCAGGGCGACTGGGTCGCCAAGGACTTCAAATTCCACACCGGCGAGACGATGTCGGAACTGCGGCTGCACTACACCACCGTTGGCGAGCCGAGCGGCCAGCCCGTGTTGGTACTGCATGGATCGGGGGGCTCGGCCGCGAGCATGCTGACGGCTAGCTTCGCAGGAGAGCTGTTCGGCGCCGGACAGCCGCTCGACGCCTCCAAATATTACATCATCATTCCCGACGCCATCGGCCACGGCCGATCGTCAAAACCATCCGACGGGATGAAGACGAGCTTTCCGAAATACGACTATGACGACATGGTCGAGGCGCAATACCGGCTGGTGACGGAAGGTCTCGGCGTCAAGCACCTGCGGCTCGTCATCGGCAATTCGATGGGCGGCATGCACGCCTGGCTATGGGGTGAGAAACATCCGAAGGCCATGGACGCGCTGGTCCCGATGGCCTCGCAGCCGACCGAGATGGCATCGCGCAACTGGATGCTGCGGCGGATCATGCTCGATACCATCCGCAACGATCCCGATTACAACGGCGGCAACTACACCAGCCAGCCGCGCATGATGAAATACGCAATCACCGCCTACGGCATCGCGAGCATCGGCGGAACGTTGGCCTATCAGTCGCAAGCGCCGACGGCGGCGAAGGCCGACAAGACCGTCGACGAGCGGCTTGCGACCCCGATCACGGCCGATGCCAACGACTTCGTCTACCAGTGGGAGGCTTCGCACGATTACAATGCCGCTGATGGGCTGGAGCAGATCGAGGCGTCGCTGCTGCTCATCAACTCCGCCGACGACGAGCGCAACCCGCCCGAGACCGGCGTCACCGACGCTGCGATGAAACGGGTCAAGAACGGGCATCTTTACCTGATCCCTGCGAGCACCGAAACGCGCGGCCACGGCACCACCGGCAACGCGAAATTCTACAGCGAACAGGTCCGGCAGTTGCTGCAAACTGCGCCGCAGCGCACGATGTAA
- a CDS encoding DUF2277 domain-containing protein, which produces MCRNIRTLFNFDPPATEHEIHASALQFVRKLSGFSRPSQANQAAFDRAVAEVSEAARKLLTSLHTSAPARDREIEAEKAKERSRLRFG; this is translated from the coding sequence ATGTGCCGCAACATCAGGACGCTGTTCAATTTCGATCCGCCGGCGACGGAACATGAGATCCATGCCAGCGCGCTGCAGTTTGTGCGGAAGCTATCCGGCTTCAGCAGGCCGTCGCAGGCCAACCAGGCCGCGTTCGATCGCGCGGTGGCGGAGGTGTCGGAGGCGGCGCGAAAGCTGCTGACGTCGCTGCACACCAGTGCCCCGGCGCGCGACCGTGAGATCGAGGCGGAAAAGGCCAAGGAGCGTTCGCGGCTGCGCTTCGGTTAG
- a CDS encoding collagen-like protein produces the protein MADDQGRQGPPGPRGRQGEPGRPGPQGHPGKRGPDGTRGKPGPQGKPGPAGKTGTQGKAGPPGKPGEAGPRGPAGPQGPAGIQGPAGPQGPRGEAGPPGQLPSIEQVLPWLDQLFDAWDERRRQREQEAAERAALEAAVHETDEAIVDDDGDESEGDEHRKKKKKKKHGQKE, from the coding sequence GTGGCAGACGATCAGGGACGGCAGGGACCTCCGGGTCCGCGCGGGCGGCAGGGCGAGCCGGGACGGCCGGGGCCGCAGGGTCACCCGGGCAAGCGCGGGCCGGACGGCACGCGCGGCAAGCCCGGACCGCAGGGCAAGCCTGGGCCGGCCGGAAAGACCGGAACGCAGGGCAAGGCCGGTCCGCCGGGCAAGCCGGGCGAGGCCGGTCCGCGCGGACCAGCCGGACCACAGGGCCCCGCCGGAATCCAAGGTCCCGCCGGTCCACAAGGCCCGCGCGGCGAGGCCGGTCCGCCCGGCCAATTGCCCTCGATCGAGCAAGTGCTGCCCTGGCTCGATCAGCTGTTCGACGCCTGGGACGAACGCCGCCGCCAGCGCGAGCAGGAAGCCGCCGAGCGCGCCGCGCTCGAGGCCGCCGTGCATGAGACCGACGAGGCGATCGTCGATGACGACGGCGACGAGAGCGAAGGCGATGAGCACAGGAAAAAGAAGAAAAAGAAAAAGCACGGCCAGAAGGAGTAG
- a CDS encoding helix-turn-helix domain-containing protein, producing MTTVHVAVPDQGAQFLAPHQIVPLLIGATVDEVERELVLQTLARCDGNRTRASRVLGLSVRTLRNKIRLYAASGIDVPAYHD from the coding sequence ATGACCACTGTTCATGTCGCGGTGCCCGACCAGGGCGCGCAATTCCTTGCCCCTCACCAGATCGTTCCGCTGCTGATCGGCGCGACCGTCGACGAGGTCGAGCGCGAGCTCGTGCTCCAGACGCTCGCGCGCTGCGATGGCAACCGTACGCGCGCATCGCGTGTGCTCGGCCTGTCGGTGCGCACGCTGCGCAACAAGATCAGGCTCTATGCTGCCTCCGGCATCGACGTGCCCGCCTATCACGATTGA
- a CDS encoding SDR family NAD(P)-dependent oxidoreductase, with translation MALLADHLAVVTGAGSGIGRAIAAGYAREGAQVVLLDVNPDTIAEATQEIRRAGGKAESFALDVTKRDDCFALAKQVADKVGQVSILVNNAGITRRNAFTADTETVAKDWNDIIALNLNGVFNMTQAFLAPLRAAKGRIVNIGSIQSFMHLRTPSSAAYTTSKHGVLGFTKALAVELGKEGVRVNAIGPGFIETNLNANVRATNPALVQAFVDHTPLARAGKPEDIVGPAIFLASDLSAYVTGTIVMVDGGYRTV, from the coding sequence ATGGCCTTGCTCGCAGATCACCTCGCGGTCGTCACGGGCGCCGGTTCCGGCATCGGCCGGGCGATCGCGGCCGGCTACGCGCGCGAGGGCGCGCAAGTCGTGCTGCTCGACGTCAACCCCGATACGATCGCGGAGGCAACCCAGGAGATCCGCAGGGCCGGCGGCAAGGCCGAGAGCTTTGCGCTCGACGTCACCAAACGCGACGATTGCTTTGCGCTGGCCAAGCAGGTCGCCGACAAGGTCGGACAGGTCTCGATCCTGGTCAACAATGCCGGCATCACCCGCCGCAATGCCTTCACCGCTGACACCGAGACGGTCGCGAAGGACTGGAACGACATCATCGCGCTCAATCTCAACGGCGTCTTCAACATGACGCAGGCCTTCCTCGCCCCCTTGCGCGCAGCCAAGGGCCGCATCGTCAATATCGGCTCGATCCAGTCCTTCATGCATCTGCGCACGCCGAGCTCGGCGGCGTATACGACCTCGAAGCACGGCGTGCTCGGCTTCACCAAGGCGCTCGCGGTCGAGCTCGGCAAGGAAGGCGTGCGCGTCAACGCGATCGGCCCGGGCTTCATCGAGACCAACCTCAACGCCAATGTGCGCGCCACCAATCCGGCGCTGGTGCAGGCCTTCGTCGATCACACCCCGCTGGCGCGGGCGGGCAAGCCGGAGGACATCGTCGGCCCCGCGATCTTCCTTGCGTCCGATCTGTCGGCTTACGTCACCGGAACGATCGTGATGGTGGATGGCGGATATCGGACGGTGTGA
- a CDS encoding J domain-containing protein: MMERVESWKLALERLRSGDAADWTEAGRLVAEIARVSSEATLRQAADQALPVLRQAAVNDDPTIILAAQRRIGVILEVLHDLTAPRFGRRNVMPKKLSSEDRARRMLGLPLAVQLTCDDINQAYRRAAKGKHPDQGGSAQAFIELAAARDILIHPGVHKDA; this comes from the coding sequence ATGATGGAACGAGTTGAATCCTGGAAACTGGCGCTGGAGCGCCTGCGGTCGGGCGACGCCGCCGATTGGACCGAGGCGGGCCGGCTCGTGGCCGAGATCGCCCGCGTCAGCTCCGAGGCCACGCTGCGGCAGGCCGCCGACCAGGCGCTGCCCGTGCTGCGCCAGGCCGCGGTCAACGACGATCCCACCATCATCCTGGCCGCTCAGCGCCGGATCGGCGTGATCCTCGAGGTCCTCCACGATCTGACCGCGCCGCGCTTCGGCCGCCGCAACGTCATGCCGAAGAAGCTGTCCAGCGAGGACCGCGCGCGCAGGATGCTCGGCCTGCCGCTCGCCGTGCAGCTGACCTGTGATGACATCAACCAGGCCTATCGCCGCGCCGCCAAGGGCAAGCATCCCGACCAGGGCGGCAGCGCGCAAGCCTTCATCGAGCTCGCCGCCGCGCGCGACATCCTCATCCATCCAGGCGTCCACAAGGACGCGTGA
- a CDS encoding glutathione S-transferase family protein, with protein MLTLYSYPELFGVADNNGYGLKVYAFLKLARMPFVHEHVFDASAAPRGQLPYIVDDGETIGDSETIIAHAIAKYHLTIDAALSPEQRRTNHLVTRMLDDLYWVMSYSRWKDERYYPAFRDGFIAQHPQIDAAGFEKAKAYNAQRYHFQGIGRYTPEQAYARGLADLQVLAEIVPAAAFVHGERPTSCDAGIYGFIANIHYFPIPTPLKAFIEAHKNLVAHCERIHAMVSA; from the coding sequence ATGCTGACCCTCTATTCCTACCCGGAACTGTTCGGCGTCGCCGACAACAATGGCTACGGCCTCAAGGTCTATGCCTTCCTGAAGCTCGCGCGCATGCCCTTCGTGCACGAGCATGTGTTCGATGCCTCGGCCGCGCCGCGCGGGCAGTTGCCCTATATCGTCGACGACGGCGAGACCATCGGCGACAGCGAGACGATCATCGCGCACGCGATCGCGAAATATCATCTCACCATCGATGCCGCGCTGTCACCCGAGCAGCGCCGCACCAATCATCTCGTCACCCGCATGCTGGATGATCTCTACTGGGTGATGTCGTATTCGCGCTGGAAGGACGAGCGCTATTATCCCGCCTTCCGCGACGGCTTCATCGCGCAGCATCCGCAGATCGACGCGGCTGGCTTCGAGAAGGCCAAGGCCTACAATGCGCAGCGTTATCATTTCCAGGGCATCGGCCGCTACACGCCGGAACAGGCCTATGCGCGGGGGCTTGCCGATTTGCAGGTGCTGGCCGAGATCGTGCCCGCGGCGGCCTTCGTGCACGGCGAGCGGCCGACCAGCTGTGATGCCGGCATCTACGGCTTCATCGCGAATATCCATTACTTTCCGATCCCGACGCCGCTGAAGGCGTTTATCGAGGCGCACAAGAATCTGGTCGCGCATTGCGAGCGGATTCATGCGATGGTGAGCGCGTAA
- a CDS encoding DUF6429 family protein produces the protein MSINKDKIDDAALALLYLTLHDGYRAWKGFDWDVLGRLHDKGMIDDPVGKVKSVVFTEEGLERAKTLFKELFEE, from the coding sequence ATGAGCATCAACAAGGACAAGATCGACGACGCGGCATTGGCGCTGCTTTATCTGACCTTGCACGATGGCTATCGGGCTTGGAAGGGCTTCGACTGGGACGTGCTTGGGCGCTTGCACGACAAGGGAATGATTGACGATCCCGTCGGCAAGGTAAAGTCGGTGGTGTTCACGGAGGAAGGCCTCGAACGCGCGAAGACTTTGTTCAAGGAGTTATTCGAGGAATAA
- the thiC gene encoding phosphomethylpyrimidine synthase ThiC produces the protein MNIRSNPDKTIPAVTTGPLPSSRKIFASPDAAPDLRVPLREIILSEGAGEPNLPVYDTSGPYTDPSVTIDVNAGLARNRKSWVLERGGVEEYAGRQIKPEDNGSVSTDKAARAFSAYHQPLRGLDGHKITQLEFAHAGIITKEMIYVAERENLGRKQQLERAEAALADGESFGASVPAFITPEFVRSEIARGRAIIPCNINHSELEPMIIGRNFLTKINANIGNSAVTSSVEEEVEKMVWAIRWGADTVMDLSTGRNIHTTREWILRNAPVPIGTVPIYQALEKCNGDPVQLTWELYKDTLIEQCEQGVDYFTIHAGVRLQYIHLTANRVTGIVSRGGSIMAKWCLAHHKESFLYTHFDEICDLMRKYDVSFSLGDGLRPGSIADANDRAQFAELETLGELTKIAWDKGCQVMIEGPGHVPMHKIKINMDKQLKECGEAPFYTLGPLTTDIAPGYDHITSGIGAAMIGWFGCAMLCYVTPKEHLGLPDRNDVKTGVITYKIAAHASDLAKGHPAAQLRDNALSRARFDFRWSDQFNLGLDPDTAKNFHDETLPKEAHKVAHFCSMCGPKFCSMKITQDVRDYAATLNDPAAVGMSMSGTAEDGMKQMSAKFKEMGSSVYLDAEKVKESNRVL, from the coding sequence ATGAACATCCGCTCCAATCCCGACAAGACCATCCCCGCCGTCACCACCGGCCCGCTGCCCTCCTCGCGAAAGATCTTCGCGTCCCCTGACGCCGCGCCCGATTTGCGCGTGCCGTTGCGCGAGATCATCCTGTCCGAAGGCGCGGGCGAGCCGAACCTGCCGGTGTACGACACCTCCGGCCCCTACACCGATCCGTCCGTCACCATCGACGTCAACGCAGGTCTCGCGCGCAACCGCAAATCATGGGTGCTGGAGCGCGGCGGCGTCGAGGAATATGCGGGCCGCCAGATCAAGCCGGAGGACAATGGCAGTGTCTCCACCGACAAGGCCGCGCGCGCCTTCTCGGCCTATCACCAGCCGCTGCGCGGCCTCGACGGCCACAAGATCACCCAGCTCGAATTCGCCCACGCCGGCATCATCACCAAGGAGATGATCTACGTCGCGGAGCGCGAAAACCTCGGCCGCAAGCAGCAGCTCGAACGCGCGGAGGCAGCCCTTGCCGACGGCGAAAGCTTTGGCGCCTCCGTGCCCGCCTTCATCACCCCGGAATTCGTGCGCTCCGAGATCGCGCGGGGCCGCGCCATCATCCCCTGCAACATCAACCACTCAGAGTTGGAGCCGATGATCATCGGCCGCAACTTCCTCACGAAAATCAACGCCAATATCGGCAACTCGGCGGTGACTTCATCGGTCGAGGAAGAGGTCGAGAAGATGGTGTGGGCGATCCGCTGGGGCGCCGACACCGTGATGGACCTCTCCACCGGCCGCAACATCCACACCACGCGCGAATGGATCCTGCGCAACGCGCCAGTGCCGATCGGCACCGTTCCGATCTACCAGGCGCTGGAGAAGTGCAACGGCGATCCGGTGCAGCTGACCTGGGAGCTCTACAAGGACACGCTGATCGAGCAGTGCGAGCAGGGCGTCGACTATTTCACCATCCACGCGGGCGTGCGCCTGCAATACATCCACCTCACCGCCAATCGCGTCACCGGCATTGTGTCGCGTGGCGGCTCGATCATGGCGAAGTGGTGCCTGGCGCATCACAAGGAGAGCTTCCTCTACACGCATTTCGACGAGATCTGCGACCTCATGCGCAAATACGACGTCTCGTTCTCGCTCGGCGACGGTCTGCGTCCGGGCTCGATCGCCGACGCCAACGATCGCGCCCAGTTTGCCGAGCTGGAAACACTCGGCGAGCTGACCAAGATCGCGTGGGACAAGGGTTGCCAGGTCATGATCGAAGGCCCCGGCCACGTGCCGATGCACAAGATCAAGATCAACATGGACAAGCAGCTCAAGGAATGCGGCGAGGCGCCGTTCTACACCCTCGGACCGCTGACCACCGACATCGCGCCGGGCTATGACCACATCACCTCAGGCATCGGTGCGGCCATGATCGGCTGGTTCGGCTGCGCCATGCTCTGCTACGTCACCCCAAAGGAGCATCTCGGCCTCCCCGACCGCAACGACGTCAAGACCGGCGTCATCACCTACAAGATCGCCGCCCACGCGTCCGATCTCGCCAAGGGCCACCCCGCCGCGCAGCTGCGCGACAACGCGCTGTCCCGCGCCCGCTTCGACTTCCGCTGGAGCGACCAGTTCAACCTCGGCCTCGATCCCGACACCGCAAAAAACTTCCACGACGAGACCCTGCCGAAGGAAGCCCACAAGGTCGCTCATTTCTGCTCGATGTGCGGCCCGAAATTCTGCTCGATGAAGATCACCCAGGACGTGCGCGACTATGCGGCGACGCTGAACGACCCGGCGGCGGTGGGCATGTCGATGAGCGGGACCGCTGAGGACGGCATGAAGCAGATGAGCGCGAAATTCAAGGAGATGGGCAGCAGTGTGTATCTGGATGCGGAGAAGGTGAAGGAGAGTAATCGGGTGTTGTGA
- a CDS encoding thiamine phosphate synthase translates to MPYPDRFYPVVDSLAWVERLSSLGVGTIQLRAKDLNDAEALQIVTDALEITRGTSAKLVVNDYWRAAIVAGAKYLHLGQEDLADADLKAIREAGLSLGISTHDDAELETALAAKPDYVALGPIFFTTLKSMRFEPQGIPKITQWKKRIGSIPLVAIGGIKFEHAAEIFAAGADSIAVVSDVTQNADPDARVRQWLGLPAEAA, encoded by the coding sequence ATGCCGTATCCTGATCGCTTCTATCCCGTCGTCGACAGCCTCGCCTGGGTCGAGCGCCTGAGCAGCCTCGGCGTCGGCACGATTCAGCTGCGCGCCAAGGACCTCAACGACGCCGAGGCGCTGCAGATCGTCACCGACGCGCTGGAGATCACCAGGGGCACGTCGGCAAAACTCGTGGTGAACGACTATTGGCGCGCGGCGATCGTCGCGGGCGCGAAATACCTGCATCTCGGTCAGGAGGATCTCGCCGATGCCGACCTCAAGGCCATCCGCGAGGCCGGCCTGTCGCTCGGCATCTCCACCCATGACGACGCCGAGCTCGAAACCGCGCTCGCAGCCAAACCCGACTATGTCGCGCTCGGCCCGATCTTTTTCACCACGCTCAAATCGATGCGCTTCGAGCCGCAGGGCATCCCGAAGATCACGCAATGGAAAAAGCGCATCGGCTCCATCCCGCTGGTCGCGATCGGCGGCATCAAGTTCGAGCACGCCGCGGAGATCTTCGCCGCGGGCGCGGATTCCATCGCCGTCGTCAGCGACGTGACGCAAAACGCCGACCCCGATGCGCGGGTGCGGCAGTGGCTCGGCCTACCCGCGGAGGCCGCGTGA
- a CDS encoding thiazole synthase — translation MVTFYGKSFPSRLLIGSALYPSPAIMQGAIRASGANIVTVSLRRESAGGKTGDAFWNLIRELDVTVLPNTAGCRSVREAVTTAKLARELFATSWIKLEVIADNDTLQPDVVGLVEAASLLIKDDFEVFPYCTEDLSVANRLVDAGCKVVMPWAAPIGSARGITNRDALKLMRERLPDITLVVDAGIGAPSHAAEALELGYDAVLLNTAIAKAADPIAMANAFRLGIEAGRTAYEAGLMNARDFASPSTPVVGTPFWHAVS, via the coding sequence ATGGTGACCTTCTACGGCAAATCCTTCCCCTCTCGCCTCCTGATCGGCAGCGCGCTCTATCCCTCGCCGGCGATCATGCAAGGCGCGATCCGGGCGTCCGGCGCCAACATCGTCACGGTGTCGCTGCGTCGCGAATCCGCCGGCGGCAAGACCGGCGATGCGTTCTGGAACCTGATCCGCGAACTCGACGTCACCGTGCTGCCGAACACCGCGGGCTGCCGCAGCGTGCGCGAGGCGGTGACGACGGCCAAGCTCGCGCGCGAATTGTTCGCGACCTCCTGGATCAAGCTGGAAGTCATCGCCGACAACGACACGCTGCAGCCCGACGTGGTCGGCCTGGTCGAAGCAGCAAGCCTCCTGATCAAGGACGATTTTGAAGTGTTCCCCTATTGCACCGAGGATCTCTCGGTCGCCAACCGTCTGGTCGATGCCGGCTGCAAGGTGGTGATGCCGTGGGCCGCCCCGATCGGCAGCGCCAGGGGCATCACCAACCGCGACGCGCTCAAGCTGATGCGCGAGCGGCTGCCCGATATCACGCTGGTGGTCGACGCCGGCATCGGCGCGCCCTCGCACGCGGCCGAAGCACTCGAGCTCGGCTATGACGCCGTGCTGCTCAACACCGCGATCGCGAAAGCCGCCGATCCTATCGCCATGGCCAACGCCTTCCGCCTCGGGATCGAGGCCGGCCGCACCGCTTACGAAGCCGGGCTGATGAACGCCCGCGATTTCGCCTCTCCTTCCACCCCTGTCGTTGGGACACCTTTCTGGCATGCCGTATCCTGA
- the thiS gene encoding sulfur carrier protein ThiS: MRLIINGEQREVNSASVDALLGELDYEGTHFAIALNYDVVPKSRWAETHLKAGDEIEIITPRQGG, from the coding sequence ATGCGTTTGATCATCAATGGCGAGCAGCGCGAGGTCAATTCGGCAAGCGTCGACGCGCTGCTGGGCGAGCTCGATTACGAAGGCACCCATTTCGCCATCGCGCTCAATTACGACGTCGTGCCGAAAAGCCGCTGGGCCGAGACGCATCTCAAGGCCGGCGACGAGATCGAGATCATCACCCCGCGGCAGGGAGGGTGA
- a CDS encoding FAD-dependent oxidoreductase, which yields MLQTTKRPDSPVSIIGAGIAGAWQALLFAQAGHSVTLHERGDAAMTDATSHWAGGMLAPYCEAEVSEPIISRLGLRSLDIWRRELPDTPFNGSLVVAHPRERNDFERFARMTEGHRRLDAAALAQLEPSLEGRFRDALFFPTEGHVEPRRVLPKLHERIVAAGGTIKFDSDVTAADLANLNPKNLVIDCRGLGARDEQPQLRGVKGEMILIETDEVQLARPVRLIHPRWPLYVIPREDNLFMLGATSVEAEDTGVSVRSALELLGAAYAVHPAFGEARIVEFGSGLRPAYPDNLPRIGVRGETIAVNGLYRHGFLIAPALAELTLAYVERGQIDNEVMQCV from the coding sequence ATGTTGCAGACGACCAAACGACCGGATTCCCCGGTATCCATCATCGGCGCAGGCATCGCCGGAGCCTGGCAGGCGCTGCTGTTCGCGCAGGCCGGCCATTCCGTGACGCTGCACGAGCGCGGCGACGCCGCCATGACCGATGCCACCAGCCATTGGGCCGGCGGCATGCTCGCGCCCTATTGCGAGGCGGAAGTCTCCGAACCCATCATCTCCAGGCTCGGCCTGCGCTCGCTCGACATCTGGCGGCGCGAATTGCCGGACACGCCGTTCAACGGCTCCCTCGTGGTCGCCCACCCGCGCGAGCGCAACGATTTCGAGCGCTTTGCCCGCATGACAGAGGGCCACCGCCGGCTCGATGCCGCGGCTTTGGCGCAGCTCGAGCCGTCGCTGGAGGGCCGCTTCCGCGATGCGCTGTTCTTCCCGACTGAAGGCCATGTCGAGCCGCGCCGCGTGCTGCCGAAACTGCACGAGCGCATCGTTGCTGCCGGCGGTACCATCAAGTTCGACAGCGACGTCACGGCGGCCGATCTCGCGAATCTCAATCCTAAAAACCTCGTGATCGACTGCCGCGGCCTCGGCGCGCGCGACGAGCAACCGCAGCTGCGCGGCGTCAAGGGCGAGATGATTTTGATCGAGACCGACGAGGTGCAGCTGGCGCGCCCGGTGCGGCTGATCCACCCGCGCTGGCCGCTCTACGTGATTCCGCGCGAAGACAATCTGTTCATGCTGGGCGCGACCTCGGTCGAGGCCGAGGACACCGGCGTCAGCGTGCGCTCGGCGCTGGAGCTCCTGGGTGCGGCCTATGCCGTGCATCCCGCTTTCGGTGAGGCGCGCATCGTCGAGTTCGGCTCCGGCCTTCGCCCCGCCTACCCCGATAATTTGCCGCGCATCGGCGTTCGCGGCGAGACCATCGCCGTCAACGGCCTCTACCGCCACGGCTTCCTGATCGCGCCGGCGCTCGCCGAGCTGACGCTTGCCTATGTCGAGCGCGGCCAGATCGACAACGAGGTGATGCAATGCGTTTGA